GCGGGGATTTTCAGGGGCAAAGGAGATGGCGCGGGCCGTTTTTTTCGCCGTCCGGCGAAAAAAACGGCCCGCTCTTCCCATCCGGCCGCGGCGCACGACCGCACCTGCCCGACAGGCCCTTCACGCCCAGGCGGCCCCGGGTGCATCGTCCGTGCGTATCGCGTGCGAAGGCGGGTCGAGGGGGTGACCCCCTCGCGGGGGTGGGTCCAGGGAGGGGCGAGGAGCCCCTCCCTGGCCGCCGGAGGCGATTCTTTTCTTGTCCGTCCGGACCGATCTATCCGAACCGGCCTACCCGCGCAGGGCCTGGTCCAGGTCGACGATGAGGTCGTCGGCGTCTTCGATGCCGGTGGAGTAGCGGATGAGGCTTTCGGGGATGCCCATGGCGGCGCGTTCCTCGGGGGTGCATTCCACGTGGCTGGTGGTGGCCGGAGGTCCGGCGATGGTCTCCACGGCGCCGAGGTTGGCGGCGGTGTGGGCGAGGGTGAGCCTGGGCAGGAAGCGGCGCACGGCGTCGAAGGTGTTCTCCGCCAGCATGAAGGAGAGCATGCCGCCGAAGCCGCGCATCTGTTTGGCGGCGATCGCGTGCCCCTCGTGGGATTCGAGGCCGGGGTAGAAGACGCGGCTGACGCCCGGGTGGGATTCCAGGAACCGGGCGATCTTCAGCGCGTTGGCGTTCTGGCGTTCGATGCGCAGGGCCAGGGTCTTCATGCCGCGCAGGAGCAGGTAGGCGGCCATGGGGTGGAGCGACGCGCCGTTGATCTCGCGGAAGTGGTAGACGGCCTGCACGAGCTCCTTGGAGCCGCAGGCCACGCCGCCCAGGGCGTCGGCGTGTCCGCCGAGGAACTTGGTGGCGCTGTGCAGCACGAGGTCGGCGCCCAGGGCCAGGGGGTTCTGGTTGATGGGCGTGGCGAAGGTGTTGTCCACGAGGACCGTCGCACCCGCGGCGTGGGCCGCGCGCGAGAGGCGCGCGATGTCCACGATCTTGACCGTGGGGTTGGTGGGCGTCTCCAGGTAGAGCACGCGGCAGCCCTTGGCGACCTCGGCCTCGATGGCCTCGTGGTCCGTGGTGTCGCAGAGGGTGACGTCGATGCCGAAGCGGGGCAGGAACTCGGAGAAGAGGCGGTTGGTGCCGCCGTAGGTGTCCTTGAGGGAGACGACGCGGTCCCCGGGCGCGAGCAGGCCGAAGAGGGCGGAGCTGATGATGCCCATGCCGGTGGCGGCGCTGGTGGCGGCCTCGGCGCCCTCCAGGATGCGCACCTTGTCCTCGAAGGCGGCCACGGTGGGGTTGGTGTTGCGTCCGTAGATGTGCCCGGGCGCGCGTCCCAGGGAGACGTCGATCCATTCGTCCACGTCGTCGTAGCCGAAGGCCACGCTGTGCACCACGGGCACCTGCGTGGCGTTGCCCAGGCCGTGGTCCTCGCCCGCCCACACGGCGAGCGTGCCGGGCCTGAGTCCGCTTGTGCGATCCATATTTCCTTCCCTGTGGTCTGTCGTTCCCCGCGGCGGCGCCGCGGCCGAGCCCCGGTGGTATCGCACCTGCCGGACGAACGCCAGGGGCCGGGGGCCTCCCGGCGCGGCCCGGAAGACATGTCCCGCGAAAAAAGCGAAACCCCCTTGCCCTGCCTCCCCTGGCGTGGCATCCAACACGATGGATCGCCTTCCTCCAGGCGGCATCCTCCGCCGAACCATACCCGCATCCCGCGAGCCGCGGGACGCCGACAAGGAGGCCTTGCATGGGCACGATCACGACCAAGGACGGGGCGCAGATCTTCTACAAGGACTGGGGCTCGGGACAGCCGATCGTCTTCCACCACGGCTGGCCGCTTT
Above is a genomic segment from Desulfovibrio sp. X2 containing:
- a CDS encoding cystathionine gamma-synthase family protein; protein product: MDRTSGLRPGTLAVWAGEDHGLGNATQVPVVHSVAFGYDDVDEWIDVSLGRAPGHIYGRNTNPTVAAFEDKVRILEGAEAATSAATGMGIISSALFGLLAPGDRVVSLKDTYGGTNRLFSEFLPRFGIDVTLCDTTDHEAIEAEVAKGCRVLYLETPTNPTVKIVDIARLSRAAHAAGATVLVDNTFATPINQNPLALGADLVLHSATKFLGGHADALGGVACGSKELVQAVYHFREINGASLHPMAAYLLLRGMKTLALRIERQNANALKIARFLESHPGVSRVFYPGLESHEGHAIAAKQMRGFGGMLSFMLAENTFDAVRRFLPRLTLAHTAANLGAVETIAGPPATTSHVECTPEERAAMGIPESLIRYSTGIEDADDLIVDLDQALRG